A genomic window from Elaeis guineensis isolate ETL-2024a chromosome 3, EG11, whole genome shotgun sequence includes:
- the LOC140856545 gene encoding 7-deoxyloganetin glucosyltransferase-like: MDSNPEKPHVVCMSCPAQGHLTPMLKLAKLLHFRGFYITFVNTHFNHKRLLKSGAISSLDSLPDFSFESIPDGLPPSDEDATQDVRSLCDSIPKNCLPPFRNLITKLNGPSSPTPKVSCIVSDGIMSFTLDATKELRIPEVLFWTPSACGFMGYLHYQHLTERGIFPLKDARDLTNGYLDTPIDWIPGMKNVRLRDLPTFLRTLDPKDIMFNFANREAQRSSMGSAIILNTFDEFERSVLDAMASMLPPIYTIGPLSLLSRQITTGPLTSISSNLWKEDTTCLEWLQGREPRSVVYVSYGSITVMTNEQLIEFAWGLANSKHDFLWVIRPDLVKGDTVVLPQEFLDETKERGLLASWCPQEAVLSHPSIGVFLTHSGWNSMLESICGGVPMISWPFFAEQQTNCRYACTEWGIGMEIDNNVKRGDVEKLVREMMEGEKGKEMRRRAVEWKESAIRATQPGGSSFQNFDRLVREALL, translated from the exons ATGGATTCCAACCCAGAGAAGCCTCATGTGGTGTGCATGTCCTGCCCAGCCCAAGGCCACCTAACCCCCATGCTAAAGCTAGCCAAGCTCCTCCATTTCCGTGGCTTCTACATCACCTTTGTCAACACCCACTTCAACCACAAACGCCTCCTCAAGTCCGGAGCCATCTCCTCCCTCGACAGCCTCCCGGACTTCAGCTTCGAGTCCATTCCGGACGGCCTCCCTCCTTCCGACGAGGATGCCACCCAAGACGTCCGCTCCCTTTGCGATTCCATCCCAAAAAATTGCCTTCCCCCTTTCCGTAACCTCATAACAAAGCTCAACGGCCCTTCCTCTCCGACACCCAAGGTGTCGTGCATAGTTTCCGATGGGATCATGAGCTTCACCCTCGATGCTACGAAGGAGCTCCGAATCCCCGAGGTCTTATTCTGGACCCCCAGTGCGTGTGGCTTTATGGGTTACCTCCACTACCAACATCTCACGGAAAGAGGCATCTTTCCTCTCAAAG ATGCCAGAGATCTCACCAACGGATATCTCGACACACCCATCGATTGGATACCGGGGATGAAGAATGTCCGGCTAAGGGACTTGCCCACCTTCCTTCGTACGTTGGACCCCAAGGACATCATGTTCAATTTCGCTAATCGTGAGGCCCAGAGATCATCCATGGGGTCGGCGATCATATTAAACACCTTCGATGAATTCGAACGTTCTGTATTGGATGCGATGGCATCGATGCTCCCTCCTATCTACACCATAGGCCCATTATCCTTGCTCTCTCGCCAAATCACCACAGGCCCTTTGACATCGATAAGCTCGAACCTATGGAAGGAGGACACAACTTGCTTGGAGTGGCTCCAAGGGAGAGAGCCCCGGTCGGTCGTGTACGTGAGCTATGGAAGCATTACGGTGATGACGAACGAGCAGCTGATCGAGTTCGCGTGGGGGCTGGCTAACAGCAAGCATGATTTCTTGTGGGTGATCAGGCCTGACCTTGTGAAAGGAGACACAGTCGTACTTCCACAAGAGTTCTTGGACGAGACCAAGGAGAGGGGTCTGCTGGCGAGCTGGTGCCCGCAGGAGGCGGTGCTATCGCACCCGTCCATTGGAGTGTTCTTGACTCATAGCGGATGGAATTCAATGTTAGAGAGTATATGCGGTGGAGTGCCGATGATAAGTTGGCCATTCTTTGCTGAGCAGCAGACCAATTGCAGGTATGCCTGCACGGAGTGGGGCATCGGAATGGAGATTGACAACAACGTCAAAAGAGGGGATGTGGAGAAGTTGGTGAGGGAGATGATGGAAGGGGAGAAGGGAAAGGAGATGAGGAGGAGGGCGGTGGAATGGAAGGAGAGTGCCATCAGAGCAACGCAACCAGGTGGTTCCTCTTTTCAGAATTTCGACAGGTTGGTCAGGGAGGCACTGCTTTGA
- the LOC105041940 gene encoding LOW QUALITY PROTEIN: 7-deoxyloganetin glucosyltransferase-like (The sequence of the model RefSeq protein was modified relative to this genomic sequence to represent the inferred CDS: inserted 1 base in 1 codon), with product MGSIPEKPHAVCIPFPAKGHITPMLKLAKLLHYHGFHITFVNTHFNHNRLLRSGAISSLDSLPNFRFEFIPDGLPPSDEDATQDIPSLCDSIPKNCLPPFRDLITKLNDPSSPTPMVSCIVSDGSMSFTLDAAKELRIPEVLFWTTSACGFMGYLHYQHHMESGIVPRKDTSDLTNGYLDTSIDWIPEMKNVRLRDLPTFLRTLDPKDIMFYFCNREAQRSSMGSANILNTFDEFEHPVLDAMASMLPPIYTIGPLSLLSRQMTTGPLTSISSNLWKEDTTCLEWLQGREPGSVVYVNYGSITVMTNEQLIEFAWGLANSKHDFLWVIRPDXVKGDTVVLPQEFLNETKERGLLANWCPQEAVLSHPSIGVFLTHSGWNSTLESICGGVPVISWPFFAEQQTNCRYACTEWGIGMEIDSNVKRGEVEKLVREMMEGEKGKEMRRRAVEWKERAITATQPGGSSFQNFGRLVKEALL from the exons atGGGTTCCATTCCAGAGAAGCCCCATGCAGTCTGCATCCCCTTCCCAGCCAAAGGCCACATAACCCCCATGCTAAAGCTAGCCAAGCTCCTCCATTACCACGGCTTCCACATCACCTTTGTCAACACCCACTTCAACCACAACCGCCTCCTCAGGTCCGGAGCCATCTCCTCCCTCGACAGCCTCCCGAACTTCCGCTTCGAATTCATTCCGGACGGCCTCCCTCCTTCCGACGAGGATGCCACCCAAGATATCCCCTCCCTTTGCGATTCCATTCCAAAAAATTGCCTTCCCCCCTTCCGTGACCTTATAACAAAGCTCAACGACCCTTCCTCTCCTACGCCGATGGTGTCATGCATAGTTTCTGATGGATCCATGAGCTTCACCCTCGATGCTGCGAAGGAGCTCCGAATCCCGGAGGTCTTGTTCTGGACCACTAGTGCGTGTGGCTTCATGGGTTACCTCCACTACCAACATCACATGGAAAGTGGCATCGTTCCTCGCAAAG ATACCAGTGATCTCACCAACGGATATCTCGACACATCCATCGATTGGATACCGGAGATGAAGAATGTCCGGCTAAGGGACTTGCCCACCTTCCTTCGTACACTGGACCCCAAGGACATCATGTTCTATTTCTGTAATCGTGAGGCTCAGAGATCATCCATGGGGTCGGCGAACATATTAAACACCTTCGATGAATTCGAACATCCTGTATTGGATGCGATGGCATCGATGCTCCCTCCTATCTACACCATAGGCCCTTTGTCCTTGCTCTCTCGCCAAATGACCACGGGCCCTTTAACATCGATAAGCTCGAACTTGTGGAAGGAGGACACAACTTGCTTGGAGTGGCTCCAAGGGAGAGAGCCCGGGTCGGTCGTGTACGTGAACTATGGAAGCATTACGGTGATGACAAACGAGCAGCTGATCGAGTTCGCGTGGGGGCTGGCTAACAGCAAGCATGATTTTTTGTGGGTGATCAGACCGG CTGTGAAAGGAGACACAGTCGTGCTTCCACAAGAGTTCTTGAACGAGACCAAGGAGAGGGGTCTGCTGGCGAACTGGTGCCCGCAGGAGGCGGTGCTATCGCACCCGTCCATCGGAGTGTTCTTGACTCATAGCGGATGGAATTCGACGCTAGAGAGTATATGCGGCGGAGTGCCGGTGATAAGCTGGCCATTCTTTGCTGAGCAGCAGACCAATTGCAGGTATGCCTGCACGGAGTGGGGCATCGGAATGGAGATTGACAGCAACGTAAAGAGAGGGGAGGTAGAGAAGTTGGTGAGGGAGATGATGGAAGGGGAGAAGGGAAAGGAGATGCGGAGGAGGGCGgtggaatggaaagagagggcaaTCACAGCGACGCAACCAGGTGGTTCCTCTTTTCAGAATTTCGGCAGGTTGGTCAAGGAGGCGCTGCTTTGA